The proteins below are encoded in one region of Bremerella sp. P1:
- a CDS encoding ThiF family adenylyltransferase has product MASSESIFMTKQPQDPFARYARQMSYSRFGREGQEKLSQSTALVVGLGALGSVIANTLARSGVGTLRIVDRDFVEWNNLQRQVIYNEEDVRLRLPKAIAAKNHLEAANADINIEAEIADVDHRNIRQLCDGVDVIVDGTDNFEIRFLLNDASLELGIPWIYGGCIGAEGQTMTIVPGKTPCLRCVVPESPPPGTTPTCDTAGILAPIIGVIASIESMEAIKILSGHTAQVSRSLTVFDLWENRVRPVKLDGLRDNSECPACGQRDFAWLAGQKGSQWAVLCGRDAVQLSFPENNAIDLSAFAEKLKPLGTVEANPYLLRANIGEHAFTLFGDGRCIVHGTNDPAEARSLHARYIGT; this is encoded by the coding sequence ATGGCTTCTTCCGAAAGCATCTTTATGACTAAGCAGCCGCAAGATCCCTTTGCCCGATATGCTCGCCAAATGAGCTACTCCCGCTTCGGACGCGAGGGACAGGAAAAGCTTTCGCAGTCGACGGCATTAGTCGTTGGTCTCGGTGCGCTTGGCTCCGTCATTGCCAATACCTTGGCTCGTAGCGGGGTCGGAACCCTACGGATCGTCGACCGCGACTTTGTCGAGTGGAACAATCTGCAGCGGCAGGTCATCTACAACGAAGAGGACGTTCGGCTGCGTCTTCCCAAAGCGATCGCGGCGAAGAATCACCTGGAGGCTGCCAACGCGGATATCAACATCGAAGCGGAAATCGCCGATGTCGATCATCGCAATATCCGCCAGCTGTGCGACGGAGTGGATGTTATTGTCGATGGCACCGACAACTTCGAGATCCGTTTCTTGCTCAACGATGCCTCGTTGGAGTTGGGCATCCCTTGGATCTATGGTGGATGCATCGGTGCCGAGGGACAGACGATGACCATCGTTCCCGGGAAAACTCCATGCCTGCGGTGTGTTGTTCCTGAATCACCTCCGCCCGGCACGACGCCAACGTGCGATACGGCAGGCATCCTTGCTCCGATCATTGGTGTCATCGCGTCGATCGAAAGCATGGAAGCCATCAAGATTCTTAGCGGCCATACCGCACAAGTCAGCCGATCGTTGACCGTGTTCGACCTGTGGGAGAATCGGGTTCGACCGGTGAAACTAGATGGCTTAAGAGACAACTCGGAGTGCCCGGCGTGTGGCCAGCGCGACTTCGCCTGGCTTGCCGGTCAGAAGGGGAGCCAATGGGCAGTGCTCTGCGGCCGAGATGCGGTTCAGTTAAGTTTTCCGGAAAACAACGCGATTGATCTTTCGGCGTTTGCCGAAAAGCTAAAGCCGCTGGGTACCGTCGAGGCGAATCCCTACTTGCTACGAGCCAATATCGGCGAGCATGCGTTCACCCTGTTTGGTGACGGACGCTGTATTGTGCATGGAACAAATGACCCGGCAGAAGCCCGATCGTTACATGCTCGCTATATCGGAACTTGA
- the uvrA gene encoding excinuclease ABC subunit UvrA, with amino-acid sequence MSTLQIEARGVEVHNLKKVDLDIPHRQLIVFCGVSGSGKTSMALDTLYAEGQRRYIESFSAYTRQFLDRLEKPEADRIDNIPPALAVTKVNDTRSSRSTVGTATETTDYLRLLFSKIGNIICPSCDQPITKDTPGRVADHICGAGGSGRMMVAFPVACESDEYEGVIEQLREDGFVRAIVAGQTVSLTPEQDEALSKRLETGESISVVVDRLTLESLKIERLRESLETGFAHGDGVCEILLQPQEEGELKGQGSAVEIDGTTWQSLRYSSQLRCEACNLEFIEPDPRLFNFNSPLGACPECEGFGNIIDMDMDLIVPDRRKSIAEGAIAPWNTPAYKHELEELIALAPDYDIPINAPYRDLTEDQVNLIIEGVPEREFGGLKGFFAWLERRKYKMHMRVFLSRWRSFRMCESCLGTRLRPEALAVRVNGKNIAEISSMKIVDALEHFRQLNLSAYESALCRQVLPQVLARLEYLCIVGLGYLALDRSLRTLSGGEAQRVTLTSTLGSSLVNMLYVLDEPTAGLHPSDITRLNEAIVDLRNRGNTVVVVEHEETLIRAADQIVEFGPGAGERGGEIMFQGSPSEIEGDEDSLTGEFLSGHRSVVRKRDRRTATHGRVRLKGARGNNLKNLEVEFPLGVLTVVTGVSGAGKSSLVDQTLYPALCRRKKKENIQSLPYDDVFGDGQIDDVVLVDQGPIGRSPRSNPVTYIKAFDEIRNVFAGTMQARTRNLTASHFSFNVQGGRCESCNGDGHIAIDMQFMADVYVKCPECKGQRYKKEVLEITYRGKSIADVLNMTVREAFVFFRGQPKVQGKLNLLNEVGLDYLRLGQPANTLSSGEAQRLKLAGNLATTKKARTLFLMDEPTTGLHFADIVQLLDCFENLLQIGHSLIVVEHNIHVMMAADYIIDLGPGAADEGGNVVAMGSPEEIAANPDSITGKHLAAALKNLKA; translated from the coding sequence TTGTCGACACTGCAGATTGAAGCCCGAGGGGTCGAAGTTCATAACCTGAAAAAGGTGGATCTCGACATTCCACACCGCCAGCTGATCGTCTTCTGCGGAGTGAGTGGGAGCGGTAAGACCAGTATGGCCCTCGATACGCTCTACGCCGAGGGACAGCGCCGATATATCGAAAGCTTCTCTGCGTACACCCGGCAATTCCTCGATCGATTGGAAAAGCCCGAGGCGGACCGGATCGACAATATTCCTCCGGCCCTGGCGGTGACGAAGGTGAACGATACGCGTTCCAGCCGCTCTACGGTGGGGACGGCAACCGAAACGACCGATTACCTTCGGCTACTTTTCAGCAAGATCGGCAACATCATTTGCCCTAGCTGTGACCAGCCAATTACCAAAGACACACCGGGCCGCGTCGCGGATCACATCTGTGGGGCAGGGGGAAGCGGCCGGATGATGGTCGCATTTCCTGTTGCCTGCGAAAGTGACGAATACGAAGGAGTCATCGAGCAATTGCGTGAAGATGGCTTCGTCCGGGCCATCGTTGCCGGGCAAACCGTTTCCTTGACCCCAGAACAAGACGAAGCCCTCAGCAAGCGACTTGAAACCGGTGAATCGATATCAGTGGTGGTCGACCGCCTGACGCTCGAATCGCTCAAGATTGAACGTCTCCGGGAATCGCTGGAAACCGGTTTCGCGCATGGGGACGGAGTCTGCGAGATTCTGCTCCAGCCGCAAGAAGAAGGCGAACTAAAAGGGCAGGGAAGTGCTGTCGAAATTGATGGCACGACTTGGCAAAGCCTCCGCTACAGCAGTCAACTTCGCTGCGAAGCATGCAACCTGGAATTCATCGAGCCAGACCCGCGGCTGTTCAACTTCAACAGCCCCTTGGGTGCCTGCCCCGAGTGCGAAGGCTTCGGCAACATCATCGACATGGACATGGACCTGATTGTCCCTGATCGTCGCAAGTCGATTGCCGAAGGGGCCATCGCGCCGTGGAATACGCCTGCCTATAAACACGAGTTGGAAGAGCTGATCGCGTTGGCTCCCGACTACGACATTCCCATCAACGCGCCTTATCGTGATTTGACCGAAGATCAGGTCAACTTGATCATTGAAGGCGTACCGGAGCGCGAATTCGGAGGCCTGAAAGGTTTCTTTGCCTGGCTCGAGCGCCGCAAGTACAAGATGCACATGCGGGTATTCCTTAGTCGCTGGCGAAGCTTTCGTATGTGCGAGTCTTGCCTGGGAACCCGTCTCCGTCCTGAGGCTCTGGCCGTTCGCGTCAACGGAAAGAACATCGCCGAGATCTCCTCGATGAAGATCGTGGACGCCTTGGAGCACTTCCGCCAATTAAACCTGAGTGCCTACGAGAGTGCCCTTTGCCGCCAAGTGCTACCGCAAGTACTTGCTCGCCTGGAGTACCTGTGCATCGTCGGCCTGGGTTACCTGGCGCTGGATCGCTCGCTACGCACGCTCAGTGGAGGAGAGGCCCAGCGGGTTACCCTCACTAGTACGCTCGGATCGAGCCTGGTGAATATGCTGTACGTGCTCGACGAACCCACGGCCGGACTTCACCCAAGCGATATTACCCGGCTTAACGAAGCGATTGTCGACCTGCGAAACCGCGGCAATACGGTGGTTGTCGTTGAGCACGAAGAGACGCTGATTCGCGCCGCCGATCAAATCGTCGAGTTCGGCCCCGGGGCAGGGGAGCGGGGCGGAGAGATCATGTTCCAAGGATCTCCTTCCGAAATCGAAGGGGACGAAGATAGTCTCACCGGCGAGTTCCTCTCCGGTCACCGCAGCGTGGTCCGCAAACGCGACCGTCGTACGGCAACACATGGCCGTGTTCGCCTGAAGGGGGCACGCGGCAATAACCTCAAGAACCTGGAAGTCGAATTCCCGCTCGGCGTTTTAACGGTTGTCACAGGCGTTTCCGGGGCAGGCAAAAGTTCGCTCGTCGATCAAACCCTTTACCCGGCACTGTGTCGACGTAAGAAGAAAGAGAATATCCAGAGCCTGCCTTACGACGATGTCTTCGGCGATGGCCAAATTGACGATGTCGTCCTGGTTGATCAGGGGCCCATCGGACGTTCGCCGCGATCGAACCCGGTTACCTATATCAAGGCGTTCGACGAAATCCGCAACGTCTTTGCCGGGACGATGCAGGCCCGAACCCGAAACCTGACCGCCAGTCATTTCAGCTTTAACGTCCAAGGTGGCCGGTGCGAAAGCTGCAATGGGGACGGTCACATCGCCATTGATATGCAATTCATGGCCGATGTCTACGTCAAGTGTCCTGAGTGCAAAGGACAGCGGTACAAGAAGGAAGTCCTGGAGATCACCTACCGCGGCAAAAGCATTGCCGACGTGCTGAACATGACCGTTCGCGAGGCCTTCGTCTTCTTCCGCGGGCAGCCCAAGGTGCAAGGGAAACTGAACCTGCTCAACGAAGTGGGCCTCGACTACCTTCGCCTTGGTCAACCAGCCAATACGCTTTCCAGCGGGGAAGCCCAACGACTGAAGCTGGCCGGTAACCTGGCGACCACCAAAAAGGCTCGCACGCTGTTCCTGATGGACGAACCAACCACCGGCCTGCACTTCGCCGACATCGTGCAGCTGCTGGATTGCTTCGAGAATCTTCTGCAAATCGGCCACTCGCTGATCGTCGTCGAGCACAACATCCATGTGATGATGGCGGCCGACTACATCATCGACCTGGGCCCAGGGGCAGCCGACGAAGGAGGGAATGTGGTTGCCATGGGCTCGCCTGAGGAGATCGCCGCCAACCCGGATTCGATAACCGGCAAGCATCTTGCGGCGGCACTGAAGAACCTGAAGGCGTAA
- a CDS encoding cupin domain-containing protein, with protein MKIQNIDQGDSMKVEMDGVAGCQVKQLISQQDGAPLFAMRQFEVAPGGYTPHHHHPYEHEVYVIAGEGVILENDSPRPIKAGDAILVEPDEIHQFRNTGTSPLKFLCLVPNAANNAQFPPECQD; from the coding sequence ATGAAGATTCAGAACATCGATCAAGGCGATTCGATGAAAGTCGAGATGGACGGTGTCGCTGGCTGCCAGGTAAAGCAGCTGATCAGCCAGCAGGATGGTGCCCCGCTGTTCGCGATGCGGCAGTTTGAAGTCGCCCCGGGAGGCTACACACCGCACCATCATCATCCCTATGAGCACGAGGTTTACGTGATCGCTGGGGAAGGCGTCATTTTGGAAAATGACTCGCCACGACCGATCAAAGCCGGGGATGCCATTCTGGTTGAGCCAGACGAAATTCACCAATTTCGCAATACGGGAACTTCGCCGCTGAAGTTTCTATGCTTGGTTCCCAACGCGGCCAACAACGCCCAATTTCCCCCTGAGTGCCAGGATTAG